ACTTAGATGCTGAAGCTAACAGGGAAAAATTAGCTCATTATAATGAGATTGACGACGAATATACTTCAATTAGGGAATACAGGAATTTATAATTCCTTTTCCTTTATTTTTTTTTGAAAAAAGTTTAAATAATAATCCTTTTCTGATTTTGATGGATTTTAATACATACTTCAAATGTATGCATAACGTTTAAATATTCTTTTATTAATAAATTATTATATATTGATTTGACAAATTTTGTAAACTGATTATTAATTTATTGTATGGTTTTATGTGTGATAATATGGTTAAGGAAATTAAAATGTCTGCTGAGGAAGCTATTGAATATGTGAGAGAAAACGTCCAAATAAGAGATATTTTAGAAATATCATACAATCGTATTTTTGCTCCCGGTGAAGTATTAAATATAATTTCAGAAGACGAAGAAACTGGTGAGGGACTCAGGGTTAGTTTACAATTAAATGGTGAAATTTTAAATCAGGTTGTTGATGTAGATTTTAAGGAAATTAAAGATGATCTTTTAGAATTGCGCCATATTAAGGATGGTAAAATAACAATCGTGGAAGTTTATGATTAAATTTCCCATATATTTTTTTAAAAAATTATTTTGTTTTATACATTACAAACAAATTTTTATATTATGAAAAATATACTTATTATTTAACAATATAATGAGGTGTTTTCCATGAAAAAATTAAGTTTAACTCCAGATAAAGCTGTAGAATATTTAAAAGATAATGTGAAAATCCATGATAATTTAGAAATTTCTTATAATAGAATTTTTGGAAGCGGTGAGGTTTTAAACATGGACTTTTCTGAATATTTTGGAAAACCAGGGTTTAAAATGTTGCTTTCATTAGATGGTGATTCAATTAATCCGACTATTGAAATTGATGTTTATGAGATTGAAGACGATTTGATTGAATTTATTCACCATCCTGTTGAAGGAGATGATGTGGAAGTTACTGTAGTTTAAAATAGCTACAGTCTTTCCATTTTTTCAAATTTCATTAATTTTGCAATAGCTTTAACTTCAACATCTATTCCTTTTTCTTTAAGTGCAGCAATTAGGTTGAGACCACTGCCTGCAACAACACCAAAATTGTAGTTATCTA
This genomic stretch from Methanobrevibacter smithii ATCC 35061 harbors:
- a CDS encoding DUF2097 domain-containing protein, producing the protein MVKEIKMSAEEAIEYVRENVQIRDILEISYNRIFAPGEVLNIISEDEETGEGLRVSLQLNGEILNQVVDVDFKEIKDDLLELRHIKDGKITIVEVYD
- a CDS encoding DUF2097 domain-containing protein, which produces MKKLSLTPDKAVEYLKDNVKIHDNLEISYNRIFGSGEVLNMDFSEYFGKPGFKMLLSLDGDSINPTIEIDVYEIEDDLIEFIHHPVEGDDVEVTVV